One window of the Klebsiella oxytoca genome contains the following:
- the aegA gene encoding formate-dependent uric acid utilization protein AegA, with product MNHFILSDSHKCIGCKACEVACVMAHNDEQHVLTPQRFLPRITVIKSEQKRNAVTCHHCEGAPCARSCPNGAISQLNGSVQVNQEKCIGCKSCMVACPFGVMQIVLTPVQEGRVKATAHKCDLCQGREEGPACVQNCPAEALQLATDGTLLNLAKQRRQRTAHLGHSGAGISSCSAGKVAQMEAIPPRGEPDKLSAEARKTNFAEIYLPFSAGQANREAERCLKCGEHSICEWTCPLHNHIPQWIERVKEGDISAAVELSHQTNCLPEITGRVCPQDRLCEGACTLRDEHGSVTIGNIERYISDQALASGWRPDLSRVVESGKRVAIIGAGPAGLACADRLVRNGVSPVVFDRHPEIGGLLTFGIPAFKLDKSLLARRREIFTQMGVRFELNCEIGKDIPLTTLLDEYDAVFIGAGTYRSMKADLPNEDAPGVYDALPFLIANTKQVMGLLELPEEPYVNTEGLNVVVLGGGDTAMDCVRTALRHGAKQVTCAYRRDEANMPGSKKEVKNAREEGAQFEFNVQPVTLELDAKGRVNGVRFLRTQLGEPDAQGRRSPSPIPGSEFVMPADAVIMAFGFHPHGMPWLESVGVKLDSRGRIKAHVESRYRYQTTHSKVFAGGDAVRGADLVVTAMAEGHHAAQGIMDFLGVKSIPLH from the coding sequence ATGAACCACTTTATTTTAAGCGATAGTCATAAGTGCATCGGATGCAAGGCTTGTGAAGTTGCCTGCGTCATGGCGCATAACGATGAGCAGCATGTATTGACCCCGCAGCGTTTTCTGCCGCGCATTACGGTTATCAAAAGCGAGCAAAAACGTAACGCCGTAACATGTCACCATTGTGAAGGGGCGCCGTGCGCCCGCAGTTGTCCAAACGGCGCTATCAGCCAGCTTAACGGCAGCGTTCAGGTCAATCAGGAAAAATGCATCGGTTGTAAATCCTGTATGGTTGCCTGTCCGTTCGGCGTGATGCAAATCGTCCTGACGCCGGTACAGGAGGGCAGAGTCAAAGCGACGGCGCACAAATGCGATTTATGCCAGGGGCGCGAAGAGGGCCCCGCCTGCGTGCAAAACTGTCCGGCCGAGGCCCTGCAGCTGGCGACGGACGGTACGCTCTTGAATCTGGCCAAACAGCGGCGTCAGCGCACGGCGCATCTGGGCCATTCCGGCGCCGGGATCTCATCTTGTTCCGCTGGCAAAGTCGCTCAGATGGAGGCGATACCGCCGCGCGGTGAACCAGATAAGCTCTCCGCTGAGGCGCGTAAGACAAATTTTGCCGAAATCTATCTTCCGTTCAGCGCCGGACAGGCCAACCGTGAGGCGGAGCGCTGCCTGAAGTGCGGTGAACACAGCATTTGTGAATGGACCTGCCCGCTGCACAACCATATTCCTCAGTGGATCGAGCGGGTGAAAGAGGGGGATATTTCCGCCGCCGTTGAGCTTTCTCATCAAACTAATTGCCTGCCGGAAATTACCGGCCGCGTCTGCCCGCAGGATCGTCTGTGTGAAGGCGCCTGTACGCTGCGCGATGAGCATGGTTCGGTAACTATTGGCAACATTGAACGCTATATCTCCGACCAGGCGCTGGCCAGCGGCTGGCGGCCGGATCTTTCCCGGGTCGTGGAAAGCGGTAAACGGGTGGCGATTATCGGCGCCGGCCCTGCCGGACTTGCCTGCGCCGACCGCCTGGTGCGCAACGGCGTAAGTCCGGTGGTGTTTGACCGGCATCCGGAAATCGGCGGTCTGCTGACCTTTGGCATCCCGGCGTTCAAGCTGGATAAATCTTTGCTTGCCCGGCGGCGTGAAATTTTCACCCAGATGGGCGTGCGCTTTGAGCTTAACTGCGAGATAGGTAAAGATATCCCGCTGACCACGCTGCTTGACGAATATGATGCGGTATTCATAGGCGCGGGAACCTATCGTTCAATGAAAGCGGATCTGCCGAATGAAGATGCGCCCGGCGTTTATGATGCGCTGCCGTTCCTTATCGCCAACACTAAACAGGTGATGGGGCTGCTGGAGCTACCGGAAGAACCGTATGTTAATACCGAGGGGCTGAACGTTGTGGTGCTCGGCGGTGGCGATACGGCGATGGACTGCGTGCGTACCGCGCTGCGCCACGGCGCAAAGCAGGTAACCTGCGCCTATCGTCGCGATGAAGCCAACATGCCCGGCTCGAAGAAAGAGGTTAAAAACGCGCGCGAAGAGGGAGCGCAGTTTGAATTTAACGTCCAGCCGGTCACTCTGGAACTGGACGCCAAGGGGCGCGTCAACGGCGTACGCTTCTTGCGTACCCAGCTTGGCGAGCCGGATGCCCAGGGGCGCCGCAGCCCGTCGCCGATCCCGGGGAGCGAGTTCGTGATGCCTGCCGATGCGGTGATTATGGCTTTTGGTTTCCACCCGCACGGCATGCCGTGGCTGGAGTCGGTGGGCGTTAAGCTCGACAGCCGCGGGCGAATTAAAGCCCATGTCGAAAGCCGTTATCGCTACCAGACCACCCATAGCAAAGTATTTGCCGGCGGCGACGCGGTGCGCGGCGCCGATCTGGTGGTGACCGCGATGGCGGAAGGTCACCACGCGGCGCAAGGGATTATGGATTTCCTGGGCGTAAAATCGATTCCGCTTCACTAA
- the maeB gene encoding NADP-dependent oxaloacetate-decarboxylating malate dehydrogenase has translation MDEQLKQSALDFHEFPVPGKIQVSPTKPLATQRDLALAYSPGVAAPCLEIEKDPLAAYKYTARGNLVAVVSNGTAVLGLGNIGALAGKPVMEGKGVLFKKFAGIDVFDIEVDELDPDKFINVVAALEPTFGGINLEDIKAPECFYIEQQLRERMNIPVFHDDQHGTAIISTAAILNGLRVVEKNISDVRMVVSGAGAAAIACMNLLVALGMQKHNIVVCDSKGVIYKGREPNMAETKAAYAVEDSGKRTLDDVIDGADIFLGCSGPKVLTQEMVKKMARAPMILALANPEPEILPPLAKEVRSDAIICTGRSDYPNQVNNVLCFPFIFRGALDVGATAINEEMKLAAVHAIAELAHAEQSEVVASAYGDQDLSFGAEYIIPKPFDPRLIVKIAPAVAKAAMDSGVATRPIEDFDAYIEKLSEFVYKTNLFMKPIFSQARKEPKRVVLAEGEDTRVLHATQELVSLGLAKPILIGRPGVIEMRIQKLGLQIKAGVDFEIVNNESDPRFKEYWNEYYNLMKRRGITQEQAQRAVISNTTVIGAIMVQRGEADALICGTIGDYHEHYSVIQPLFGYREGVHAAGAMNALLLPSGNTFIADTYVNHDPSPEQIAEITLMAAETVRRFGIEPRVALLSHSNFGSSDCPSASKMRQALELVKAQSPELMIDGEMHGDAALVESIRNERMPDSPLKGSANILVMPNMEAARISYNLLRVSSSEGVTVGPVLMGVAKPVHILTPIASVRRIVNMVALAVVEAQTQPL, from the coding sequence ATGGATGAGCAGTTAAAACAAAGCGCCCTTGATTTCCACGAATTCCCTGTCCCTGGCAAAATTCAGGTTTCCCCGACAAAACCGCTTGCTACCCAGCGCGATCTGGCTCTGGCCTACTCGCCGGGCGTCGCCGCCCCTTGTCTGGAAATCGAGAAGGATCCGCTGGCAGCCTATAAATATACCGCTCGCGGCAATCTTGTGGCGGTGGTCTCTAACGGCACGGCCGTACTGGGGCTGGGGAATATCGGCGCTCTCGCCGGTAAGCCGGTGATGGAAGGCAAAGGCGTTCTGTTTAAAAAATTCGCCGGTATCGATGTGTTCGATATTGAAGTTGATGAACTGGATCCGGACAAATTTATCAACGTCGTCGCGGCGCTGGAGCCGACTTTCGGCGGTATTAACCTCGAAGATATTAAAGCGCCGGAGTGCTTCTACATTGAGCAACAGCTGCGCGAGCGCATGAATATTCCGGTATTCCATGACGATCAGCACGGTACGGCGATTATCAGTACCGCAGCGATTCTGAACGGTCTGCGGGTGGTGGAGAAAAACATCTCCGACGTGCGGATGGTGGTGTCCGGCGCGGGCGCGGCGGCGATTGCCTGTATGAACCTGCTGGTGGCGCTGGGGATGCAGAAACACAACATCGTGGTCTGCGACTCAAAAGGCGTTATCTATAAGGGCCGCGAGCCGAATATGGCGGAAACCAAAGCGGCCTATGCGGTAGAGGACAGCGGTAAACGCACGCTGGATGACGTGATTGACGGGGCGGACATTTTCCTCGGCTGCTCGGGGCCGAAAGTGCTGACTCAGGAGATGGTGAAGAAAATGGCCCGCGCGCCGATGATCCTGGCGCTGGCCAACCCGGAGCCGGAAATTCTGCCGCCGCTGGCGAAAGAGGTGCGCTCCGACGCTATTATTTGTACCGGCCGCTCCGACTATCCGAACCAGGTGAACAACGTGCTGTGCTTCCCGTTCATCTTCCGCGGCGCGCTGGATGTCGGCGCAACGGCGATTAACGAAGAGATGAAGCTGGCGGCGGTGCACGCGATTGCCGAACTGGCCCACGCCGAACAGAGCGAAGTGGTGGCCTCCGCCTATGGCGATCAGGACCTGAGCTTCGGCGCAGAATATATCATTCCGAAACCGTTCGACCCGCGCCTGATCGTGAAGATCGCGCCGGCGGTGGCCAAAGCGGCGATGGACTCCGGCGTAGCGACCCGCCCGATTGAGGATTTTGATGCCTACATCGAGAAGCTCAGCGAGTTCGTCTACAAAACGAACCTGTTTATGAAGCCGATTTTCTCGCAGGCGCGTAAAGAGCCGAAGCGGGTGGTGCTGGCGGAAGGTGAAGATACCCGCGTGCTGCACGCGACTCAGGAACTGGTCTCTCTTGGGCTGGCGAAACCGATTTTGATTGGCCGTCCTGGCGTTATCGAAATGCGTATCCAGAAGCTGGGTCTGCAGATTAAAGCCGGCGTTGATTTTGAGATCGTGAATAACGAATCCGATCCGCGCTTTAAGGAGTACTGGAACGAATACTACAACCTGATGAAGCGCCGCGGGATCACCCAGGAGCAGGCCCAGCGCGCGGTGATCAGTAATACTACGGTGATTGGCGCGATCATGGTGCAGCGCGGCGAAGCCGATGCGCTGATCTGCGGCACCATTGGTGACTATCACGAGCACTACAGCGTAATACAGCCGCTGTTTGGCTACCGCGAAGGGGTTCACGCCGCCGGGGCGATGAACGCGCTGCTGCTGCCGAGCGGCAACACCTTTATCGCTGACACCTACGTCAATCACGATCCGTCGCCGGAGCAGATTGCCGAAATCACCCTGATGGCGGCGGAAACCGTTCGTCGTTTCGGGATTGAGCCGCGAGTGGCGCTGCTGTCGCATTCCAACTTTGGATCTTCAGACTGCCCGTCAGCCAGCAAAATGCGTCAGGCGCTGGAGCTGGTGAAGGCGCAGTCGCCGGAGCTGATGATTGATGGCGAGATGCACGGCGATGCCGCGCTGGTGGAAAGCATTCGTAATGAACGGATGCCGGACAGCCCGCTGAAAGGCTCGGCGAATATCCTCGTGATGCCGAATATGGAAGCGGCGCGTATTAGCTACAACTTACTTCGCGTCTCCAGCTCCGAAGGCGTAACCGTTGGACCGGTGCTGATGGGCGTCGCGAAGCCGGTACATATTCTGACGCCGATTGCTTCAGTACGGCGCATCGTGAATATGGTCGCGCTGGCGGTTGTTGAAGCGCAAACTCAGCCGCTGTAA
- the tkt gene encoding transketolase, producing the protein MSRRELANAIRALSMDAVQKANSGHPGAPMGMADIAEVLWNDFLKHNPENPHWYDRDRFILSNGHASMLLYSLLHLTGYDLPIEEIKNFRQLHSKTPGHPEIGYTPGVETTTGPLGQGLANAVGLAIAERTLAAQFNQPEHDIVDHFTYVFMGDGCLMEGISHEVCSLAGTLGLGKLIGFYDHNGISIDGETKGWFTDDTAKRFEAYHWHVVHEIDGHDPEAVKKAILEAQSVKDKPSLIICRTVIGFGSPNKAGKEEAHGAPLGEQEVALARQKLGWHHPAFEIPKEIYRAWDAREKGQKAQKSWQEKFAAYQQAYPELAAEFTRRMSGGLPESWDETTQQYIAELQANPAKIATRKASQNTLDAYGPHLPELLGGSADLAPSNLTIWKGSTSLKEDPAGNYIHYGVREFGMTAIANGIAHHGGFVPYTATFLMFVEYARNAARMAALMKARQIMVYTHDSIGLGEDGPTHQAVEQLASLRLTPNFSTWRPCDQVEAAVAWKLAVEHHSGPTALILSRQNLAQMARTPEQVQNIARGGYVLKDAGGKPDLILIATGSEVEITVLAAEKLLARGVNVRVVSLPSTDVFDAQDEAYRESVLPSDVSARVAVEAGIADYWYKYVGLKGKIVGMTGYGESAPADKLFPYFGFTVENIVSMGDEILNG; encoded by the coding sequence ATGTCCCGTAGAGAACTAGCCAACGCCATCCGCGCCCTGAGTATGGATGCTGTTCAGAAAGCCAATTCCGGCCACCCCGGTGCGCCTATGGGGATGGCCGATATCGCTGAAGTGCTGTGGAACGATTTCCTTAAGCACAATCCAGAAAACCCCCACTGGTACGATCGCGACCGCTTTATTCTCTCCAACGGTCACGCCTCGATGCTGCTTTACAGCCTGCTGCATCTGACTGGCTATGACCTGCCCATCGAAGAGATAAAAAACTTCCGTCAGCTGCATTCAAAAACGCCGGGCCATCCGGAGATTGGCTATACGCCGGGGGTTGAAACCACCACCGGGCCGCTGGGGCAAGGTCTGGCCAATGCGGTTGGTCTGGCTATCGCCGAGCGCACGCTGGCAGCGCAGTTTAATCAGCCGGAACACGACATTGTCGACCACTTTACCTACGTGTTTATGGGCGATGGCTGCCTGATGGAGGGGATTTCTCACGAAGTTTGCTCTCTGGCGGGGACATTAGGACTGGGCAAACTGATCGGCTTCTACGATCACAACGGCATTTCTATTGATGGCGAAACCAAAGGCTGGTTTACCGATGACACGGCAAAACGCTTTGAGGCCTATCACTGGCACGTGGTGCATGAAATCGACGGCCACGACCCGGAAGCCGTGAAAAAGGCGATTCTGGAAGCCCAGAGCGTGAAGGATAAGCCCTCGCTGATTATCTGCCGTACGGTGATAGGTTTTGGTTCGCCGAACAAAGCCGGGAAAGAGGAGGCTCACGGCGCTCCGCTCGGAGAACAAGAAGTGGCGCTGGCGCGGCAGAAACTCGGCTGGCACCATCCGGCGTTTGAAATTCCTAAAGAGATCTACCGGGCCTGGGATGCGCGCGAAAAAGGACAAAAAGCGCAGAAAAGCTGGCAAGAGAAGTTTGCTGCCTATCAGCAGGCTTATCCTGAACTGGCAGCTGAATTTACGCGTCGCATGAGCGGCGGCCTGCCTGAATCCTGGGATGAAACCACGCAGCAATATATCGCTGAGCTGCAGGCTAATCCGGCCAAAATCGCCACCCGTAAAGCCTCGCAAAATACCCTTGATGCCTACGGCCCGCATCTTCCTGAGCTGCTGGGCGGTTCAGCCGACCTTGCGCCAAGCAACCTGACCATCTGGAAAGGGTCAACGTCGCTTAAAGAAGATCCGGCGGGAAACTATATTCACTACGGCGTGCGTGAATTCGGGATGACCGCCATCGCCAACGGCATCGCGCACCACGGCGGGTTTGTCCCCTATACCGCCACTTTCCTGATGTTCGTCGAATATGCCCGCAACGCGGCGCGGATGGCGGCGCTGATGAAAGCGCGGCAAATCATGGTCTATACCCACGACTCCATCGGGCTCGGCGAAGATGGTCCAACTCATCAGGCCGTAGAGCAGCTGGCCAGCCTGCGCCTGACGCCAAACTTCAGTACCTGGCGTCCGTGCGATCAGGTGGAAGCCGCGGTGGCGTGGAAACTGGCGGTAGAGCACCACAGCGGGCCGACGGCGCTGATTCTCTCCAGACAAAACCTGGCGCAGATGGCGCGCACGCCGGAGCAGGTACAGAATATCGCCCGCGGCGGCTACGTGCTGAAGGACGCCGGCGGTAAGCCGGACCTGATCCTCATAGCCACCGGTTCAGAAGTCGAGATCACCGTACTGGCGGCGGAGAAGCTGCTGGCCAGAGGAGTGAACGTGCGCGTGGTCTCCCTGCCATCGACCGACGTGTTTGATGCTCAGGACGAGGCTTATCGGGAATCCGTCCTGCCATCGGACGTCAGCGCCAGGGTGGCCGTCGAGGCCGGCATCGCCGACTACTGGTATAAATACGTGGGCCTAAAAGGGAAAATTGTCGGCATGACCGGCTACGGCGAATCGGCCCCTGCCGATAAGCTGTTCCCTTACTTCGGCTTTACCGTTGAGAATATTGTCAGTATGGGCGATGAGATACTGAACGGGTAA
- a CDS encoding DUF1176 domain-containing protein yields MLHRVIFIVLFGLLPTSLVRAAPAQQQFSDWQVTCNNQNFCVARNVGLHHGLVMTLTRSAGAATSASLRIELGGVSNPVAALAPIAPRLQLDGKPLTVDDKHWLIADKLLKTDDGVTIDAFLQQVQDAQSITLARDLQTISLQGLKAALLFIDSRQKRVGSETAWIEKGEEPSRSVPPAPALRSVAKIDMTQLPLGRDELNDLMDYGNERMNSSACSLDPFRREVRVAALTDEKVLLMTSCEAGAYNTIWLAWLVSRQRPYIAHPVRLTLPFQPPGDAPREVELVNLSYDDRHQELVTLDKARASGDCGTQTRWRYDGQRFSLVRHAQQPQCDSWQGPDAWPTLWVTRSVSHRPY; encoded by the coding sequence ATGCTGCATCGGGTTATTTTTATTGTACTTTTCGGTTTGCTGCCGACCTCACTGGTTCGGGCGGCGCCGGCGCAACAGCAGTTCAGCGACTGGCAGGTGACCTGTAACAATCAAAACTTCTGCGTGGCCCGCAACGTTGGGTTACACCACGGCCTGGTGATGACTCTTACCCGCAGCGCCGGGGCGGCGACCAGCGCGAGCCTGCGCATTGAACTTGGCGGCGTTAGCAACCCCGTTGCCGCGCTGGCGCCGATTGCACCGCGCCTTCAGCTCGATGGCAAGCCTCTGACCGTTGACGATAAACACTGGCTGATTGCCGATAAACTGCTGAAAACTGACGATGGCGTCACCATTGATGCTTTTTTACAGCAGGTGCAGGACGCGCAGAGCATCACGCTTGCCAGGGATCTCCAGACTATTTCTTTGCAAGGGCTGAAAGCCGCCCTGCTGTTTATCGATAGTCGGCAAAAGCGAGTAGGCAGCGAAACCGCGTGGATAGAGAAGGGGGAAGAGCCGTCGCGCAGCGTTCCGCCTGCGCCGGCGCTGCGCTCAGTAGCGAAAATCGATATGACGCAGCTGCCTCTCGGCCGCGATGAACTCAACGATTTAATGGATTACGGCAACGAACGAATGAACAGCAGCGCCTGTTCACTGGATCCGTTTCGCCGCGAGGTGCGGGTTGCCGCGCTGACCGACGAAAAAGTGCTCTTGATGACCAGCTGCGAAGCGGGCGCTTACAACACCATTTGGCTGGCGTGGCTGGTTTCGCGCCAGCGCCCGTATATCGCTCACCCGGTACGCCTTACGCTGCCGTTCCAGCCGCCCGGCGACGCCCCGCGTGAAGTTGAGCTGGTAAACCTCAGCTATGACGATCGCCACCAGGAACTGGTCACCCTCGATAAAGCGCGCGCCTCCGGCGACTGCGGGACGCAAACGCGCTGGCGCTATGACGGCCAGCGGTTTAGCCTTGTTCGCCACGCGCAGCAGCCGCAGTGCGATAGCTGGCAGGGGCCAGACGCCTGGCCCACGCTATGGGTTACCCGTTCAGTATCTCATCGCCCATACTGA